One genomic window of Polyangium aurulentum includes the following:
- a CDS encoding anthranilate phosphoribosyltransferase — translation MTDETKLRAFGRLITRLEGREDLTREEVREAYRQIFRDEQPALHQGAFIAALRTKGETKDEMVGVAESFTEEWSRYFPHTVRAPEPHLGLCGMGMDTLKTVNVTSGAAVIAAACGVYVHKVSSPALTGVSGSSDIFVRWGVDGDVPGEAQVKSTERCRLGFTSIVGRAFMSSGIARVLGQIRMGTSIHLGGPVAMHSGERHKVMGVPDPALVGLTCEVMRGMGYRTGLVPCGEADGHPGRFMDELSISGPTHVGELLADGTIARYTLRPGDVGLREATYEEVATRATVDDNARLVARALAGKHEGPVLDILLLNAAACLKVMGKSQTLAEGVEKARRVVAEGGAIAQLRALIETQSADPRAGLGRLASLLSS, via the coding sequence ATGACCGACGAAACCAAGCTGCGCGCCTTCGGGCGCCTCATCACGCGCCTCGAGGGGCGCGAGGACCTCACCCGCGAAGAGGTCCGCGAGGCCTACCGCCAGATCTTCCGCGACGAGCAGCCCGCGCTGCACCAGGGCGCGTTCATCGCGGCCCTGCGCACCAAGGGCGAGACGAAGGACGAGATGGTGGGCGTGGCCGAGAGCTTCACCGAGGAGTGGAGCCGCTACTTCCCCCACACGGTCCGCGCACCCGAGCCGCACCTCGGCCTGTGCGGCATGGGCATGGACACCCTCAAGACCGTGAACGTCACCTCGGGCGCAGCCGTGATCGCGGCCGCCTGCGGCGTCTACGTCCACAAGGTGAGCTCGCCGGCGCTGACGGGCGTGAGCGGCTCGTCGGACATCTTCGTCCGCTGGGGCGTCGACGGCGACGTGCCGGGCGAAGCGCAGGTGAAGAGCACCGAGCGCTGCCGGCTCGGCTTCACGTCGATCGTCGGGCGCGCCTTCATGAGCTCGGGCATCGCGCGGGTGCTCGGGCAGATCCGCATGGGCACGTCGATCCACCTCGGCGGCCCCGTCGCGATGCACAGCGGCGAGCGGCACAAGGTCATGGGCGTCCCCGACCCCGCGCTGGTGGGCCTGACGTGCGAGGTCATGCGCGGCATGGGCTACCGCACGGGCCTCGTCCCCTGCGGCGAGGCCGACGGGCACCCCGGCCGCTTCATGGACGAGCTGAGCATCTCGGGCCCGACCCACGTGGGCGAGCTGCTCGCCGACGGCACCATCGCCCGCTACACCCTGCGCCCCGGCGACGTGGGCCTGCGCGAGGCGACCTACGAAGAGGTCGCGACCCGCGCCACCGTCGACGACAACGCGCGCCTCGTCGCGCGCGCGCTCGCAGGCAAGCACGAAGGCCCGGTGCTCGACATCCTGCTGCTCAACGCCGCCGCGTGCCTGAAGGTGATGGGCAAGTCGCAGACCCTCGCCGAGGGCGTCGAGAAAGCGCGCCGCGTGGTGGCCGAAGGAGGCGCCATCGCCCAGCTCCGCGCGCTCATCGAGACCCAGAGCGCCGACCCGCGCGCAGGCCTCGGCCGCCTCGCCTCGCTGCTCTCGAGCTGA